The following nucleotide sequence is from Chloroflexota bacterium.
CCTCGCCGACGGTCAGCGCCTCTGGGTTGATCGACTCATAGAACGCGTAGAAGCCCCGCAGCCATGCGTGCGTGGCGGGCGTGTTCTCCTGCACCCGGCCCTCCTCGACCAGATGCTTGACCGCGTCCAGCCGGAACCCATCCACGCCCATATCCTCCAGCCAGAAGCGGATCACCTTCTCCATCTCAGCGGTGACGGCCGGATTGTCGTAGTTCAGGTCGGGCATCCCCGCCCAAAAGATGCCGTAATAATAGCCGGTGGGAGAGCGATGCCAGACGCGCTGTCCCCACGGCCCCTTGTAGCCCGGATCCTGGTCGGACCAGATGTAGAAATCCCGGTAGGGGCTGTTCGGATCGCTGCGGGCGCTCTGGAACCAGGGATGCTTGGAGCTGGTGTGATTCAGCACCATATCGATGATCACCCGGATGCCCCGCCGGTGGGCCTCCGCCATGAGCCGCCGGAAGTCCTCGTTCGTGCCATACTCCGGATCGACCCGGTAGTAGTCCGCCACGTCGTACCCGTGGTAGCTGGGCGACTCCATGATGGGCATCAGCCAAATGCCGGTGATCCCCAGGTCATCCGTCGTGGCGGGATCGCCGTCGTTCAGATAGTCCAGCTTCTCGATGAGGCCATTCAAGTCCCCCACGCCATCGCCGTCGCTATCGTAGAAGCTGCGCACGAAGATCTCATAGAAGACGGCGTCGTTCCACCAGGCATGCGGCTCCCTCTCCCCGACGCCCTCCGGGGTAGGTGTCAACGTGGGACTGGGCGTGGGCGTATCCGTAGGAGCCGGCGTGTCGGTCGGCGTCGGCGGGACGGGCGTGATCGGCGGGAAGACACAACCGGCCACCAGGACGAACACCAGCAGCAAAAGCCACCTATGGACATGTCGCATGTGCACCACTCCTCCCCTATTCAACCCGTACCCGCTCAGGATCCAGCGCGGGATCCCCTCACCTCGCCGATGTACACCTCGAACGGCCCAACGGAGAGCGCCGAGAGCTCATCCTCTGAGGCGTCGCGATCCCGGCTGGAGAAGAGCACCCGGGATACGGAGTCCTCCAGGTCGAAGCTCAGCACCTGCTGACGATCCGACATGTTCAGCACGACCAGGCAGCTCTGCCCGTCCGCCTCGCTGCGACGCAGGAAAGCCAGATAGTCCTCGGCGTCCTCATGAAGCGGCTCGTACTCACCCACGATGAGAGCCGGCGTCTCGCGACGCAGGCGCAACATACGCCGGTAGAAGTTCAACAGCGAGTCCGAGTCCTCCAACTGCTCCTCGACGTTCACGCCCTGCGCGTAGTTCGGGTTCACGGGCAGCCAGGTCTGCACTCCCGCGGGGCTGAACCCGGCGTTGGGCGCGTTGGCCCACTGCATCGGCGTGCGGCACTTGTCCCGGCCGATCTGGTTGGCGATGGCCAGAGCCTCCGTGGGAGGGATTCCCATCTCCTGCACAAGCGTGTGATACGCCCGAACGCCCAGCATATCCCGAAACTGGTTGATGTCCTCGAGCGGCAGATCCGTCATGCCGATCTCCTCACCGTAGTACAGGAATGGGGTCCCCTTGAGCGTAAGCATGAGCGCCAGGCAGATGCGGGCCCACTCGGCGTCGTGCTCCCCATCGCCGAAGTGGCTGATGATTCGCGAGGTATCATGATTGCCCAGGGTGTTGCAAGGCCAGGCGCCGGGCGGCAGGGCGGACAACCGCTCCCGCTGGTTGGCGCGCACCCACTCCGGCGTGAGCCGATCCGTCCGCATCAGCGGAAAGTTGAAGACGAGATGCAGCTCATTGGTCCCATCGCCATAGAAGGCGATGTCGTCCGCCTCCCCCACCAGCACGCGATCCGGATATTCATCGACCACGGACCGCAACTCCTGCATCAGGTCGTGGACTTCCGGCCGATCGACCTGGTACCGGAACATCTCCCGCCGCTGCCTTCGCAGATAGGCCGCACGTTCCGTCTCCTCGCCCCGAAGCGCCAGAAGCGCCTTATACAGGTCGACCTGGGTGATCTCAGCCTGGTGATCAGGCATCTCCGGATCCTCGAAGATGGTGCTAACGGCATCCAGGCGAAAGCCGTCCACCCCCAGCTCCAGCCAGAAGCGGACGACATCGAACATGGCCTCCTTCACCTCCGGGTTGCGCCAGTTCAGATCGGGCTGTTCCTTGAGAAAGAAGTGATAGTAGTACTGATCCGTGGCGGGGTCATACTCCCAGGCGGAACCGCCGAAGATGGAATACCAGTTGTTCGGCGGGCCGCCGTCCCTCCCATCGCGCCAGATATACCAATCTCGCTTGGGATGATCCCGGCTGGAGCGAGACTCCTGGAACCAGGGATGCAAATGGGACGTGTGGTTCAGAACCAGGTCCAGGATCACCCGGATGTCTCGCCGATGTGCCTCGTCGAGGAATCGCCTGAAATCGTCCAACGTCCCATACTCAGGCGCCACTCCCTTGTAGTCGGAGATATCGTAGCCACAGTCGAACTGCGGCGACGGGTAATGAGGAGACAGCCAGATGGCGTCGATCCCCAGATCCCGCAGGTAGTCCAGACGCTCGATGATCCCCGGCAGATCGCCGATGCCATCGCCGTTGCCGTCGGCGAAGCTGCGAGGATAGATCTGATAGAAGACAGCCTTCTGCCACCACGTCAACATCATTCTCCTCCACGTGATCTATCAGAGCGTATCTGAGGATTCACCGGGCCGACACGCCCTTAGAAAATTTGCCGGCAAGGTGTCTGAGGGGCTCCCTCAGCTACCAGCTCCGCAGGGGGAGGTGTGGAGGGGTCCTCCCCTCCACAGAAACCCCACTTTTCCGGCCTGCACCTGCCTTTCTCGGCCCTTCCCAAAGGGCCCAGGCCGAAGCCAGGCAGGTCGAAGGCAGAAGAAGGGCTTTCTCCGGAGGGGTGGAGCCCCTCCCTCTGGTTTGGCCCTTTGGGTAGCGAAGGGCAGTGCCCTTCGCTACCCATACAAGATATAGGGGGATGCCACAAAATAGGCCGCATATATAGGACCTCAAAGAAAAAGGCCAAACTCCAGGGAGGGACGGAGCCTCTCCGGGCCTCCCCGTGTGGGCCGTGAACGCCACGAAAAAACGGCGGCAGGTCACCCGGCCGCCGAAGGAAGCCGACACATTCGTCGATGAACACCCGATAACCTCACATCACACGACGAGGGCCAGCAAGAGGATCGCCAACTCGATACCGATCGTCCAGCCGAACAGCCGCCACGATGACCGCTGCCCGACCCGCTTGTAATGATACTCACCCGTCCCAATGGCGAGCGCCAGCCACACCAGGCCCATAACGAGCACGGACCAGTGCCCCATAGAGACGGCCGCCCAATAGATGGTATCATGCACGTCCGTGACCCCGCCCAATCGGGC
It contains:
- a CDS encoding alpha-amylase, whose product is MRHVHRWLLLLVFVLVAGCVFPPITPVPPTPTDTPAPTDTPTPSPTLTPTPEGVGEREPHAWWNDAVFYEIFVRSFYDSDGDGVGDLNGLIEKLDYLNDGDPATTDDLGITGIWLMPIMESPSYHGYDVADYYRVDPEYGTNEDFRRLMAEAHRRGIRVIIDMVLNHTSSKHPWFQSARSDPNSPYRDFYIWSDQDPGYKGPWGQRVWHRSPTGYYYGIFWAGMPDLNYDNPAVTAEMEKVIRFWLEDMGVDGFRLDAVKHLVEEGRVQENTPATHAWLRGFYAFYESINPEALTVGEVWSPTTEVVKYIGDQLDLAFEFDTAQAMLRSARFGDRSYVLRAHRLVTERYPPNQFATFLTNHDQPRVMTELRGDVNKAKVAASLLLTGPGVPFLYYGEEIGQVGGKPDENIRTPMQWSDAENAGFTTAVMAWRAPQPDYRDVNVAAQTGDPNSLLSHYRRLVRARNAHEALRVGDWREVTVEDRRIYAFLRHSDAETLLVLINLSGEPISDYRLDLESGPLSGEPVEGLPVEVLTGEPAPAPAVREGGGFEGYRPLGTLEPYGTYVIRLR
- a CDS encoding alpha-glucosidase; protein product: MMLTWWQKAVFYQIYPRSFADGNGDGIGDLPGIIERLDYLRDLGIDAIWLSPHYPSPQFDCGYDISDYKGVAPEYGTLDDFRRFLDEAHRRDIRVILDLVLNHTSHLHPWFQESRSSRDHPKRDWYIWRDGRDGGPPNNWYSIFGGSAWEYDPATDQYYYHFFLKEQPDLNWRNPEVKEAMFDVVRFWLELGVDGFRLDAVSTIFEDPEMPDHQAEITQVDLYKALLALRGEETERAAYLRRQRREMFRYQVDRPEVHDLMQELRSVVDEYPDRVLVGEADDIAFYGDGTNELHLVFNFPLMRTDRLTPEWVRANQRERLSALPPGAWPCNTLGNHDTSRIISHFGDGEHDAEWARICLALMLTLKGTPFLYYGEEIGMTDLPLEDINQFRDMLGVRAYHTLVQEMGIPPTEALAIANQIGRDKCRTPMQWANAPNAGFSPAGVQTWLPVNPNYAQGVNVEEQLEDSDSLLNFYRRMLRLRRETPALIVGEYEPLHEDAEDYLAFLRRSEADGQSCLVVLNMSDRQQVLSFDLEDSVSRVLFSSRDRDASEDELSALSVGPFEVYIGEVRGSRAGS